From the Lolium rigidum isolate FL_2022 chromosome 2, APGP_CSIRO_Lrig_0.1, whole genome shotgun sequence genome, one window contains:
- the LOC124693141 gene encoding uncharacterized protein LOC124693141 isoform X1, with translation MAGVSSDSEARMAKVKKIQERMAMTKAFLQRQQKLPTKKKANDDESADPSSTNLVAIQDNHLDKGKSALAKKTSDEEAMDYAWYRLNWESNCCKNCDYFENLTVLSSMQFTHYTPGIIPYNSAGAAVDTLQIFSMKLKLTDDIAGGFELPLSVYGVVAVRDTVDSSRNILFSCDRTMAQELTQDDPFLHLTGPSRAIVSMDTVYFEIELKVKGAADSQDKSLITCAQGYTGGCGPGISTLCLKNVFCTLELCSQPVKRTVQATILSIQIIKKKELWPLSFAYGGLVACTPLPRATMVAADCEVSSNQIVLIESRGKPMPKGARGYVHLWRQVVSVESGGGLDVVIQAYSKSGAVHAEGRVHFTAQNCYVSQEECIVGEAQVTIAVAWSLVPDDMDDVVSAE, from the exons ATGGCGGGGGTGAGCTCTGACTCTGAGGCGAGGATGGCGAAGGTAAAGAAGATACAAGAGCGCATGGCGATGACAAAGGCCTTCCTCCAGAGACAACAGAAGTTGCcaacgaagaagaaggcgaatgATGACGAATCAGCAGATCCCAGTTCCACCAATTTAGTGGCCATCCAAGATAACCATCTCGACAAAGGTAAATCAGCATTGGCCAAGAAGACGTCAGATGAGGAGGCGATGGATTACGCTTGGTACCGTCTAAACTGGGAATCAAATTGTTGCAAAAACTGTGACTACTTCGAAAACTTAA CGGTGCTGAGTTCAATGCAGTTTACACACTACACACCCGGAATCATCCCATACAACAGTGCTGGCGCCGCCGTGGATACCTTGCAGATCTTCTCCATGAAACTCAAACTCACAGATGACATTGCTGGTGGTTTTGAGTTGCCATTGTCTGTGTACGGCGTAGTTGCTGTCCGAGACACTGTGGATTCCAGCCGAAACATTCTCTTCTCTTGCGATAGGACCATGGCCCAAGAACTGACACAGGAT GATCCTTTTCTGCACTTGACTGGTCCGTCCCGTGCGATCGTGTCCATGGATACGGTCTACTTTGAGATCGAACTGAAAGTGAAAGGTGCAGCAGACTCTCAAGACAAATCGTTGATCACTTGTGCACAGGGTTACACCGGAGGATGCGGTCCTGGCATATCAACCCTTTGCTTGAAGAACGTCTTCTGTACGCTAGAGTTGTGCTCGCAGCCAGTTAAACGAACGGTCCAGGCCACTATCTTGAGCATCCAGATTATCAAGAAGAAAGAGCTATGGCCTTTAAGTTTTGCATATGGTGGCCTGGTTGCTTGCACCCCACTACCAAGGGCGACAATGGTGGCAGCTGATTGTGAAGTCTCATCCAACCAGATTGTTCTGATTGAGTCGAGAGGTAAACCAATGCCGAAAGGTGCTCGTGGGTACGTACATCTGTGGAGGCAAGTTGTTTCTGTAGAAAGTGGAGGAGGGCTGGACGTTGTCATACAAGCCTACTCCAAATCTGGTGCTGTCCATGCAGAAGGTCGTGTCCATTTCACGGCCCAAAATTGCTACGTAAGCCAGGAGGAATGTATTGTTGGTGAAGCTCAGGTAACTATTGCTGTTGCTTGGTCCCTTGTTCCCGACGACATGGACGATGTGGTGTCTGCAGAGTAG
- the LOC124693141 gene encoding uncharacterized protein LOC124693141 isoform X2: MTIQDNHLDKGKSALAKKTADEEAADYAWYRLSWESNCCKNCDHFENSTVLSSMLFTHYTPGIIPYNSAGAAVDTLQIFSMQLKLTDDIAGSFELPLSVYGVVAVRDTLDSRRNILFSCDRTMAQELTQDDPFLHLTGPSRAIVSMDTVYFEIELKVKGAADSQDKSLITCAQGYTGGCGPGISTLCLKNVFCTLELCSQPVKRTVQATILSIQIIKKKELWPLSFAYGGLVACTPLPRATMVAADCEVSSNQIVLIESRGKPMPKGARGYVHLWRQVVSVESGGGLDVVIQAYSKSGAVHAEGRVHFTAQNCYVSQEECIVGEAQVTIAVAWSLVPDDMDDVVSAE; the protein is encoded by the exons ATGACCATCCAAGATAACCATCTCGACAAAGGTAAATCAGCATTGGCTAAGAAGACGGCAGACGAGGAGGCGGCAGATTACGCTTGGTACCGTCTAAGCTGGGAATCTAATTGTTGCAAAAACTGTGATCACTTCGAAAACTCAA CGGTGCTGAGTTCAATGCTGTTTACACACTACACACCTGGAATCATCCCATACAACAGTGCCGGCGCCGCCGTGGATACCTTGCAGATCTTCTCCATGCAACTGAAACTCACAGACGACATTGCTGGTAGTTTTGAGTTGCCATTGTCTGTGTACGGTGTGGTTGCCGTCCGAGACACCCTGGATTCCAGGCGAAACATTCTCTTCTCTTGCGATAGGACCATGGCCCAAGAACTGACACAGGAT GATCCTTTTCTGCACTTGACTGGTCCGTCCCGTGCGATCGTGTCCATGGATACGGTCTACTTTGAGATCGAACTGAAAGTGAAAGGTGCAGCAGACTCTCAAGACAAATCGTTGATCACTTGTGCACAGGGTTACACCGGAGGATGCGGTCCTGGCATATCAACCCTTTGCTTGAAGAACGTCTTCTGTACGCTAGAGTTGTGCTCGCAGCCAGTTAAACGAACGGTCCAGGCCACTATCTTGAGCATCCAGATTATCAAGAAGAAAGAGCTATGGCCTTTAAGTTTTGCATATGGTGGCCTGGTTGCTTGCACCCCACTACCAAGGGCGACAATGGTGGCAGCTGATTGTGAAGTCTCATCCAACCAGATTGTTCTGATTGAGTCGAGAGGTAAACCAATGCCGAAAGGTGCTCGTGGGTACGTACATCTGTGGAGGCAAGTTGTTTCTGTAGAAAGTGGAGGAGGGCTGGACGTTGTCATACAAGCCTACTCCAAATCTGGTGCTGTCCATGCAGAAGGTCGTGTCCATTTCACGGCCCAAAATTGCTACGTAAGCCAGGAGGAATGTATTGTTGGTGAAGCTCAGGTAACTATTGCTGTTGCTTGGTCCCTTGTTCCCGACGACATGGACGATGTGGTGTCTGCAGAGTAG